The Portunus trituberculatus isolate SZX2019 chromosome 19, ASM1759143v1, whole genome shotgun sequence genome contains a region encoding:
- the LOC123506117 gene encoding uncharacterized protein LOC123506117 isoform X2 produces MHPLILRCHSTHKSIIPRCVSAVHANNFGCRSLFTHNTETYVKLKEKELHVNPGFGVLHVSGTIDFHIRPTNVQEYPDADRAFVAVHGLPSESCEDVTVELTGEQRDILTVCATPKSQRVFCEVMVPIKYDLDVKLMDEGRLKISQMESDEVKVFTENGEVNSRGLKSHNIHITTENGHITSDGSIQGNIFINAKKTHMKAKRLQGLALNIEAKELSTEIESSYMNQAQIKADKGTIKINNLHGCTDLLVKQGQIVVNGFHGQIAGFMGSGKVEMQVTEVTGHSTLHLKEGSMKLSVLDTPRHTLEVKAPSLSLSEEVRTCGTLSQDNSQVFTISSDDPETNALQATVVSGEAHVDCQNWFSTLGIKLPNK; encoded by the exons ATGCACCCA CTTATCCTGAGGTGTCACAGCACACACAAGAGCATCATTCCAAGATGTGTCAGTGCTGTGCATGCAAACAACTTTGGCTGCCGATCTTTGTTCACGCACAACACGGAGACTTATGTCAAACTCAAAGAGAAGGAGCTGCACGTCAATCCAGGCTTTGGTGTTCTTCATGTCTCTGGAACAATTGACTTCCATATCAGGCCAACAAATGTGCAG GAATATCCAGATGCAGACCGAGCCTTTGTGGCAGTGCACGGCCTGCCCTCTGAGTCATGTGAGGACGTCACCGTGGAGTTGACGGGCGAGCAGAGGGACATCCTGACTGTGTGTGCAACACCAAAGTCACAGAGAGTTTTTTGTGAAGTGATGGTACCCATCAAGTATG ACCTTGATGTAAAGTTGATGGATGAAGGACGGCTCAAGATCTCGCAGATGGAGTCTGATGAAGTGAAGGTGTTCACTGAGAATGGAGAAGTGAACAGTCGTGGCCTTAAAAGTCACAACATTCATATCACCACCGAAAATGGACACATTACATCAGATGGCTCAATACAAGGAAATATCTTCATCAATGCTAAAAAAACA CAtatgaaggccaaaaggttGCAAGGCCTAGCACTGAACATTGAAGCCAAGGAGCTGAGCACTGAGATAGAGTCCTCCTACATGAACCAGGCTCAGATCAAGGCTGACAAGGGAACCATCAAGATCAATAACCTCCATGGGTGCACTGATTTATTAGTCAAGCAAGGCCAGATTGTTGTCA ATGGATTCCATGGTCAGATAGCTGGCTTTATGGGCTCTGGCAAGGTAGAAATGCAAGTCACAGAAGTAACAGGGCATTCAACTCTTCACCTGAAGGAAGGCAGCATGAAGCTTTCAGTGCTGGACACTCCAAG GCACACTTTGGAGGTGAAGGCCCCCTCGCTGTCCTTGAGTGAAGAGGTGAGGACCTGCGGTACTCTCTCACAAGACAATAGCCAAGTATTCACCATCAGCAGTGATGACCCTGAGACGAATGCTTTGCAGGCCACAGTTGTCAGTGGAGAAGCACACGTTGATTGTCAAAACTGGTTTTCTACTCTCGGAATCAAATTACCCAACAAATGA
- the LOC123506117 gene encoding uncharacterized protein LOC123506117 isoform X1, with the protein MTMTLPIKNLPHLCQLILRCHSTHKSIIPRCVSAVHANNFGCRSLFTHNTETYVKLKEKELHVNPGFGVLHVSGTIDFHIRPTNVQEYPDADRAFVAVHGLPSESCEDVTVELTGEQRDILTVCATPKSQRVFCEVMVPIKYDLDVKLMDEGRLKISQMESDEVKVFTENGEVNSRGLKSHNIHITTENGHITSDGSIQGNIFINAKKTHMKAKRLQGLALNIEAKELSTEIESSYMNQAQIKADKGTIKINNLHGCTDLLVKQGQIVVNGFHGQIAGFMGSGKVEMQVTEVTGHSTLHLKEGSMKLSVLDTPRHTLEVKAPSLSLSEEVRTCGTLSQDNSQVFTISSDDPETNALQATVVSGEAHVDCQNWFSTLGIKLPNK; encoded by the exons ATGACAATGACATTGCCTATCAAGAATCTCCCTCACTTGTGTCAGCTTATCCTGAGGTGTCACAGCACACACAAGAGCATCATTCCAAGATGTGTCAGTGCTGTGCATGCAAACAACTTTGGCTGCCGATCTTTGTTCACGCACAACACGGAGACTTATGTCAAACTCAAAGAGAAGGAGCTGCACGTCAATCCAGGCTTTGGTGTTCTTCATGTCTCTGGAACAATTGACTTCCATATCAGGCCAACAAATGTGCAG GAATATCCAGATGCAGACCGAGCCTTTGTGGCAGTGCACGGCCTGCCCTCTGAGTCATGTGAGGACGTCACCGTGGAGTTGACGGGCGAGCAGAGGGACATCCTGACTGTGTGTGCAACACCAAAGTCACAGAGAGTTTTTTGTGAAGTGATGGTACCCATCAAGTATG ACCTTGATGTAAAGTTGATGGATGAAGGACGGCTCAAGATCTCGCAGATGGAGTCTGATGAAGTGAAGGTGTTCACTGAGAATGGAGAAGTGAACAGTCGTGGCCTTAAAAGTCACAACATTCATATCACCACCGAAAATGGACACATTACATCAGATGGCTCAATACAAGGAAATATCTTCATCAATGCTAAAAAAACA CAtatgaaggccaaaaggttGCAAGGCCTAGCACTGAACATTGAAGCCAAGGAGCTGAGCACTGAGATAGAGTCCTCCTACATGAACCAGGCTCAGATCAAGGCTGACAAGGGAACCATCAAGATCAATAACCTCCATGGGTGCACTGATTTATTAGTCAAGCAAGGCCAGATTGTTGTCA ATGGATTCCATGGTCAGATAGCTGGCTTTATGGGCTCTGGCAAGGTAGAAATGCAAGTCACAGAAGTAACAGGGCATTCAACTCTTCACCTGAAGGAAGGCAGCATGAAGCTTTCAGTGCTGGACACTCCAAG GCACACTTTGGAGGTGAAGGCCCCCTCGCTGTCCTTGAGTGAAGAGGTGAGGACCTGCGGTACTCTCTCACAAGACAATAGCCAAGTATTCACCATCAGCAGTGATGACCCTGAGACGAATGCTTTGCAGGCCACAGTTGTCAGTGGAGAAGCACACGTTGATTGTCAAAACTGGTTTTCTACTCTCGGAATCAAATTACCCAACAAATGA
- the LOC123506118 gene encoding gastric triacylglycerol lipase-like — protein sequence MVRRGAVLTVVMVVVMLTAVSQPTTAATVARRSREPRQVSMASILNLLMRNTDASAPQLDTAELGRQAGYKVERHTVVTADGYILTMHHIPPYANPARRAPATRVKRSSSDRHSNLTSASWATEDLKEKAKKEELKKDEGKKAEDLRNEEEEEEEHYFPPVHGEDSKVVFLQHGLMGSSDNWNTNTYDNSLAYLLSDAGYDVWMGNFRGNIYSRRHVNFTHQDPQFWRFSYDEMAKHDLPAMLEHVLVETGVEKVVYVGHSMGTTVFFATMSSLPDYYQDRIAAMVALAPVATIKSISSPIKYLAPLVNELHYLLRFFGNDQEVMTNPMLISLWDPYRVCRNYMLCENIQFMITGFDPARADESMVPVILSHNPAGSSTQTLFHFAQGYTSGRFQKFDFGLRENIVNYGQEQPPEYDISRIKVPITLFWADNDWLTGQEDINNLRQKLPNLQAIHKVSNPIFSHLDFLWATDARPLVYDKIFEILDRTLHKYF from the exons ATGGTGCGGAGAGGAGCTGTAttaacggtggtgatggtggttgtgatgctAACGGCGGTGTCACAACCGACGACGGCAGCCACGGTGGCCAGGAGGTCACGAGAGCCCAGACAAGTGTCCATGGCCAGTATTCTCAACCTTCTGATGCGAAATACTGACGCCAGCGCCCCGCAGCTCGACACA GCTGAGCTAGGGCGCCAAGCGGGGTACAAGGTGGAGCGACACACGGTGGTCACTGCAGACGGCTACATCCTCACGATGCACCACATCCCACCCTACGCCAACCCTGCACGAAGAGCCCCAGCcaccag GGTAAAACGAAGCAGTTCCGATCGACACAGTAACCTAACCTCGGCATCCTGGGCGACGGAGGATCTGAAGGAAAAGGCGAAGAAGGAAGAGCTAAAAAAGGATGAGGGCAAGAAGGCTGAGGATTtgaggaacgaggaggaggaagaggaggagcactaTTTCCCTCCTGTCCATGGTGAGGACTCGAAGGTTGTGTTTCTTCAGCACGGACTTATGGGATCATCTGATAACTGGAACACCAACACCTACGATAATTCACTAg cctacCTGCTGTCTGACGCTGGCTACGACGTGTGGATGGGCAACTTCCGCGGCAACATTTACTCCCGGCGACACGTGAACTTCACCCACCAAGACCCACAGTTCTGGAGGTTCAG CTATGATGAAATGGCCAAGCACGACCTGCCTGCCATGCTGGAGCACGTGCTGGTGGAGACGGGGGTTGAGAAGGTGGTGTACGTGGGCCACTCCATGGGCACTACTGTGTTCTTTGCCACCATGAGCTCACTGCCTGATTACTATCAGGACAGGATTGCAGCCATGGTGGCCCTCGCACCAGTGGCCACCATCAAAAGCATCTCTTCTCCCATCAAGTACCTGGCCCCGCTCGTCAATGAGCTCCAT TATCTGCTGCGCTTCTTTGGGAATGACCAGGAGGTGATGACCAACCCAATGCTCATCTCCCTGTGGGACCCATACAGGGTGTGCAGGAACTACATGCTGTGCGAGAACATCCAGTTCATGATCACAGGCTTTGATCCGGCTCGTGCTGATGAG TCAATGGTACCAGTCATCCTGTCTCACAACCCTGCTGGGTCATCCACACAGACACTCTTTCACTTTGCCCAAGGCTACACCTCAG GTCGATTTCAAAAATTTGATTTTGGTTTGAGAGAGAACATTGTAAATTATGGGCAAGAACAACCTCCAGAGTACGACATATCCAGGATCAAGGTGCCCATTACTCTCTTCTGGGCAGACAACGACTGGCTCACTGGGCAAGAG GATATCAATAACTTGAGGCAGAAGCTGCCAAACCTTCAGGCAATCCACAAGGTCTCCAATCCCATCTTCAGCCACCTGGACTTCCTCTGGGCCACTGATGCTCGCCCTCTAGTTTATGATAAGATATTTGAAATTTTAGATAGAACTTTACATAAATACTTCTAA